One genomic window of Paeniglutamicibacter sp. Y32M11 includes the following:
- a CDS encoding phosphoenolpyruvate carboxykinase (GTP): MNSFTEPAVRGFTPHAPARLLQWVEQVAAMTAPEKIHWVDGSAAEYRELTDELVGAGTLVRLAEEKFPHSFAAFSDPDDVARVEEQTFICSEKERDAGFTNNWMDPAIMKEQLRKLFTGSMRGRTMYVIPFVMGHLESEDPKFGVEITDSAYVVASMHIMTRSGADVLAKMNQLNADFVPALHSVGAPLDPGQQVVSWPCNREKWIVHFPEEKSIWSYGSGYGGNALLGKKCYSLRIASAMARQEGWLAEHMLILKLTNPEGQSHFISAAFPSACGKTNLALLNPTVEGWRVETLGDDIAWIRVGKDGRLRATNPEAGLFGVAPGTGWHTNPNAMDAITKGNTIFTNVALTDDGGVWWEGMTEETPEHLRDWTGKDWTPASGKPAAHPNSRFCTPISQVEILAAEYEDPEGVPLSAIFFGGRRKTTIPLVTQSRDWTSGVFMGSTLSSETTAAAAGKVGVVRRDPMAMLPFIGYDAGDYLQHWLDVGTSTTASKLPQIFLVNWFRRDAAGKFLWPGFGENSRVLKWAIERIEGTAAGIETPIGYVPAPGALDTTALSVSNEDLCTAMDVDPDEWDQEIESIKQWYARFGDSLPTPLSAQLDGITERFTRSSSKL, translated from the coding sequence ATGAACAGCTTCACAGAACCCGCAGTCCGAGGTTTCACACCCCATGCCCCCGCCCGCCTGCTGCAATGGGTTGAGCAGGTTGCCGCCATGACCGCCCCGGAGAAGATTCATTGGGTTGATGGTTCAGCAGCCGAGTACCGGGAGCTCACCGATGAGCTAGTCGGTGCCGGTACCTTGGTACGGCTTGCGGAAGAAAAGTTCCCCCATTCCTTTGCCGCGTTTTCCGACCCGGACGACGTTGCCCGGGTGGAGGAACAGACGTTCATCTGTTCTGAGAAGGAGCGAGATGCCGGGTTCACGAATAACTGGATGGACCCGGCCATCATGAAGGAGCAGCTGCGGAAGCTGTTCACCGGTTCCATGCGCGGGAGGACCATGTATGTCATCCCGTTCGTCATGGGGCACTTGGAATCGGAAGATCCGAAGTTTGGCGTGGAGATCACCGATAGCGCCTATGTCGTGGCGTCGATGCACATCATGACGCGTTCCGGGGCCGACGTATTGGCCAAGATGAACCAGTTGAACGCAGACTTTGTTCCCGCCCTTCATTCCGTTGGCGCACCGTTGGATCCTGGACAGCAAGTTGTGAGCTGGCCGTGCAATCGCGAAAAATGGATAGTCCACTTTCCGGAAGAGAAATCGATCTGGTCCTACGGTTCCGGATACGGCGGCAATGCCCTTCTGGGCAAGAAGTGCTACTCGCTGCGCATCGCCTCGGCGATGGCTAGACAGGAGGGCTGGCTGGCAGAACACATGCTCATTCTTAAGCTCACCAACCCCGAAGGGCAGTCGCATTTCATTAGCGCAGCCTTCCCGTCCGCGTGCGGCAAAACCAACCTGGCCCTGCTAAACCCCACCGTCGAAGGCTGGCGGGTTGAGACCCTGGGCGATGACATCGCCTGGATCCGTGTGGGAAAAGACGGCAGGCTACGGGCAACCAACCCCGAAGCGGGCCTTTTTGGTGTCGCGCCGGGAACGGGTTGGCATACCAACCCCAACGCCATGGATGCCATCACCAAGGGAAACACCATCTTCACCAACGTTGCGCTCACCGACGATGGGGGTGTCTGGTGGGAAGGCATGACCGAAGAAACGCCGGAACACCTGAGGGACTGGACCGGCAAAGACTGGACCCCGGCCAGCGGCAAGCCTGCCGCCCACCCCAATTCGCGGTTCTGCACACCCATCAGCCAGGTGGAGATCCTGGCAGCTGAATATGAGGACCCCGAGGGAGTTCCCCTCTCCGCGATCTTCTTCGGTGGCCGACGTAAAACAACGATCCCCTTGGTCACTCAGTCACGCGACTGGACCAGTGGGGTCTTCATGGGGTCGACACTGTCCTCCGAAACGACCGCGGCTGCAGCAGGCAAGGTCGGCGTCGTCCGCCGCGACCCGATGGCGATGTTGCCGTTCATCGGCTACGACGCCGGTGATTACCTCCAGCACTGGCTTGACGTTGGCACATCGACGACTGCCTCAAAGCTGCCGCAGATTTTCCTGGTCAACTGGTTCCGCCGAGACGCCGCGGGGAAGTTCCTCTGGCCCGGTTTCGGGGAAAACTCCCGCGTCCTCAAATGGGCTATCGAGCGGATCGAAGGCACCGCTGCCGGCATCGAAACACCGATCGGCTATGTCCCGGCTCCCGGGGCCCTCGATACCACCGCACTGAGTGTCAGCAATGAAGACCTGTGCACCGCGATGGACGTCGACCCCGATGAATGGGACCAGGAAATCGAGAGCATCAAGCAGTGGTACGCCCGCTTCGGGGATTCCCTGCCAACACCATTATCTGCCCAACTGGACGGGATCACCGAGCGCTTCACGCGCTCCTCGTCCAAGCTGTAG
- a CDS encoding NADP-dependent isocitrate dehydrogenase produces the protein MPKITVIGTVVELDGDEMTRIIWKAIKDKLILPYLDMDLAYYDLSIQNRDATDDRVTVDAAHAIKKHHVGIKCATITPDEARVKEFGLKRMWPSSNGTIRNILGGVVFREPIIISTIPRLVPGWNKPIIIGRHAFGDQYKATNFKVPGPGTLTMTFTPSDGGEEIHQSVITYPEGGGVAMGMYNFNDSIRDFARASFAYGLKRRYPVYLSTKNTILKAYDGQFKDLFQEVFETEFKELFDQDGLTYEHRLIDDMVASAMKWEGGYVWACKNYDGDVQSDTVAQGYGSLGLMTSVLLTPDGKTVEAEAAHGTVTRHYRQHQQGKPTSTNPIASIFAWTRGLIHRGTLDNTPAVVGFALDLEDTVIKCVEAGFMTKDLALLMGTDQKWLTTEQFLAELETRLKSRLNR, from the coding sequence ATTCCAAAAATCACAGTCATCGGAACCGTCGTCGAACTCGACGGGGACGAGATGACGCGCATCATCTGGAAAGCCATCAAGGACAAGTTGATCCTTCCCTACCTGGACATGGATTTGGCGTACTATGACCTGTCCATTCAGAACCGCGATGCCACGGACGACCGCGTCACGGTGGATGCGGCACACGCTATCAAGAAGCACCACGTCGGGATCAAGTGCGCAACCATCACTCCGGATGAGGCCCGCGTGAAGGAATTCGGCCTGAAACGAATGTGGCCGTCCTCTAACGGAACCATCCGAAATATTCTTGGCGGAGTGGTCTTCCGCGAACCGATCATCATCTCAACGATTCCGCGCCTCGTTCCCGGGTGGAACAAACCCATCATCATCGGCCGCCATGCCTTTGGGGACCAATATAAGGCGACCAACTTTAAGGTCCCGGGACCAGGCACCCTCACCATGACGTTCACCCCATCCGACGGAGGTGAAGAAATCCACCAAAGCGTTATCACCTACCCCGAAGGCGGCGGTGTGGCCATGGGGATGTACAACTTCAACGACTCCATCCGCGACTTCGCCCGCGCATCGTTCGCTTACGGACTCAAGCGGCGCTACCCGGTCTACCTGTCCACCAAGAACACCATTCTCAAGGCCTACGACGGACAGTTCAAGGACTTGTTCCAAGAAGTATTTGAGACCGAATTCAAGGAATTGTTCGACCAAGACGGGCTGACCTACGAGCACCGGCTCATCGATGACATGGTCGCATCGGCCATGAAATGGGAAGGCGGCTATGTCTGGGCCTGCAAGAACTACGATGGGGATGTCCAATCCGACACCGTCGCCCAGGGCTACGGATCGCTCGGGCTGATGACCTCCGTCCTGCTGACTCCGGACGGAAAAACCGTTGAGGCCGAGGCCGCGCATGGGACCGTGACCCGGCACTATCGTCAGCACCAGCAAGGCAAACCCACCTCCACCAACCCCATCGCCTCCATTTTTGCGTGGACCCGCGGCCTGATCCACCGCGGAACACTGGACAACACTCCGGCCGTGGTCGGCTTTGCCTTGGACCTCGAAGACACCGTCATCAAGTGCGTCGAGGCCGGATTCATGACCAAGGACTTGGCGCTGTTGATGGGCACTGACCAGAAATGGTTGACGACGGAACAGTTCCTCGCAGAACTTGAGACTCGCTTGAAGTCGCGCCTGAACCGATAA
- a CDS encoding AarF/ABC1/UbiB kinase family protein, producing MNTHLERFAQIAEILARHGLGFLAGTMGLERWLPRHPLMPTAEPTSPVRLRLALEELGPTFIKLGQLLSTRSDIMPAAYLSELSKLQDGAPPVSAEQIRSLIQQELGATPEQLFASFDDEPLASASIGQAHAATMADGTEIVVKVRRPGIVNRIDEDLEILQNMAAHASRRWEAAADYNVAGIATEFAATLRAELDYLREGRSAERFAKNFSSDPSIYIPKIFWETTTSRVLTMERIRGIKVDNIEALDLAGINRGEVAERAARAAAKMIFEDGFFHADPHPGNLFIQPGGRIALIDFGMVGEIDEKLRSQLGTLLFAFTSNDPDKVSSALRTISVTRPSVDRGVLRQDAARFIQLYEGLELREVQIAPLITQMLAILRNHHLQLPREMAMLLKMVLMTEGMGVRLNPEFNLGEILRPYAKTLAQEKFSPRNLAERLGKAGLEAAELGMILPEKLRTLFENIDGGVEVHLRAEELEPLVGRVERIGNRLVAGMIAAAFIRGIGELTAADRERLQTWQNPLMGAGLGAAGSLATYLVWTSRRKKYRGSR from the coding sequence ATGAACACCCATCTGGAACGGTTTGCCCAGATTGCCGAAATCTTGGCCCGGCACGGACTGGGATTCCTGGCCGGCACCATGGGGCTGGAGCGTTGGCTGCCGCGGCATCCACTGATGCCCACAGCGGAGCCCACCAGCCCGGTGCGGCTTCGGTTGGCGTTGGAAGAACTGGGTCCAACCTTCATCAAACTCGGCCAACTGCTCTCCACCCGGTCAGATATTATGCCGGCCGCCTACCTCAGTGAACTATCCAAGCTCCAAGATGGCGCGCCCCCGGTGTCCGCTGAACAGATCCGCTCATTGATCCAACAGGAACTCGGAGCCACCCCCGAACAGCTCTTCGCCTCGTTTGACGATGAACCATTGGCCAGCGCCTCGATCGGCCAGGCCCATGCCGCGACGATGGCTGATGGCACCGAGATCGTGGTGAAGGTGCGACGACCCGGCATCGTGAACCGGATCGATGAGGATCTGGAGATCCTGCAAAATATGGCCGCCCACGCCAGCAGGCGCTGGGAAGCTGCGGCGGATTACAACGTGGCGGGGATCGCCACCGAGTTCGCTGCCACGCTGCGCGCAGAACTCGACTATCTACGTGAAGGCCGCTCCGCCGAGCGCTTTGCTAAGAATTTCAGTTCAGATCCGAGTATTTATATTCCCAAGATCTTCTGGGAGACCACCACGTCCAGAGTACTGACCATGGAACGGATCAGGGGCATCAAGGTAGATAACATCGAGGCACTTGACCTTGCGGGGATCAACAGGGGCGAGGTGGCCGAACGTGCGGCGAGGGCCGCAGCGAAGATGATTTTTGAAGACGGGTTCTTCCACGCCGATCCGCATCCCGGCAACCTGTTCATTCAGCCCGGTGGCAGGATCGCCTTGATTGATTTTGGGATGGTCGGTGAGATTGACGAAAAACTGCGTAGCCAGTTGGGAACGCTGCTCTTCGCGTTCACCAGCAACGATCCGGACAAGGTCAGCTCCGCCCTACGAACGATCTCCGTGACCCGTCCGTCCGTGGACCGTGGTGTGCTGAGGCAAGACGCGGCCCGTTTTATCCAGCTCTATGAAGGCCTCGAACTCCGCGAGGTTCAGATCGCACCCCTCATTACCCAGATGCTGGCCATTTTGCGAAACCATCATCTCCAGCTGCCCCGGGAGATGGCGATGCTGCTCAAGATGGTCTTGATGACCGAGGGCATGGGGGTCCGGTTGAACCCAGAGTTCAATCTCGGTGAGATTCTTCGTCCCTATGCCAAGACCCTGGCGCAAGAGAAGTTTAGCCCCCGGAACCTTGCCGAGCGGCTGGGTAAGGCAGGATTGGAAGCCGCTGAGTTGGGCATGATCCTGCCCGAGAAGCTACGCACCCTTTTCGAGAACATCGATGGCGGAGTTGAAGTGCACCTGCGCGCTGAGGAGCTGGAGCCCTTGGTGGGACGAGTGGAACGCATCGGGAACCGGCTGGTGGCCGGCATGATTGCCGCTGCCTTCATTCGGGGAATCGGAGAACTGACGGCGGCGGACCGGGAGCGACTGCAGACTTGGCAAAATCCGCTCATGGGTGCTGGTCTTGGTGCGGCTGGATCTCTGGCTACCTACCTTGTGTGGACTTCCCGACGCAAGAAGTACCGAGGTTCGCGGTAG
- a CDS encoding DUF1003 domain-containing protein, which produces MDNQQKTWHAEHKASLTKGQRAADYMRNGMGSWPFVVGFLVFMMLWAVVNTWVLSQRAWDPYPYILLNLFLSMLAGLQGAILLIAAKRQDAIAAAMAQHDLETNLASKAEIEQLSAINEQQLKILKELLALGALKSSETPARGGS; this is translated from the coding sequence ATGGACAATCAGCAAAAGACGTGGCACGCCGAGCACAAGGCCTCACTGACCAAGGGACAACGAGCCGCCGACTATATGCGTAATGGGATGGGTAGCTGGCCGTTTGTGGTGGGCTTTCTTGTCTTCATGATGCTTTGGGCCGTAGTCAATACCTGGGTGCTGTCGCAACGGGCGTGGGATCCCTACCCCTATATTCTGCTGAACCTGTTCTTGTCCATGCTCGCTGGCCTGCAGGGTGCCATTTTGTTGATCGCCGCCAAACGTCAGGACGCCATTGCCGCTGCCATGGCCCAGCACGACTTGGAAACCAATTTGGCGTCAAAAGCCGAGATCGAGCAGCTCAGCGCCATCAATGAGCAGCAGCTGAAGATCCTCAAGGAGTTACTGGCGCTGGGTGCGCTCAAGAGTTCCGAGACCCCAGCTCGGGGAGGGAGCTGA
- a CDS encoding glycosyltransferase encodes MRKTSERGPHKAVGERVMILSAGVGSGHNSAAAAVEQACSVRTDVNEVQVLDVLQVSSALYRDVLAKGYFALVEDLPWLIEWGYDASDPPFRRRGPLDPWTGINALPVIRAIKRFRPTAIVCTHFLPAQLLATLLLRGVIDAKTAVVTTDYDFQGLWLTSAFHQLFVAREEGRIELTAFGLPTDRITATGIPIATEPNLPATREGGGPPMLLISAGAKGGDYAEAVVRQTLHMRSAFTATIVCGHDEELRRRIEALVAPVADRYQVLGFTTQMPQLMRSADLFVGKPGGLTASECMAAGLPMVLVNPIPGQEIRNGDYLLEQGAAVHCNSAATIGWKIDSVLREPGRLERMKAAAHKTGRPEAAADVLSGLLDGPSRPLVVSRAAQKTILAASGDRVVATDLRGPSSLVRLNEEATGSTVALLRADELVVLRKRYGTETGDLVLRRDQASITLKWEERRLIRAMLRGEDELPVRIEVP; translated from the coding sequence ATGCGTAAGACGTCGGAACGTGGCCCCCACAAGGCCGTAGGTGAGCGCGTCATGATCCTCTCCGCGGGGGTGGGATCCGGACACAACAGCGCCGCGGCGGCGGTGGAGCAGGCGTGTTCCGTGCGCACCGACGTCAACGAGGTGCAGGTGCTGGACGTGCTCCAGGTCAGTAGCGCGCTCTACCGTGACGTGTTGGCGAAAGGGTACTTCGCCTTAGTCGAGGACCTGCCATGGCTGATCGAGTGGGGTTATGACGCCAGCGACCCGCCCTTTAGGCGCCGTGGACCGCTGGACCCGTGGACAGGCATCAACGCACTTCCGGTCATCCGTGCGATCAAGCGATTCCGACCGACGGCGATCGTGTGTACACACTTCCTGCCGGCCCAGTTGCTTGCGACCTTACTCCTGCGTGGTGTGATCGACGCGAAGACCGCCGTGGTCACGACCGACTATGACTTCCAGGGCTTGTGGCTGACCAGTGCGTTCCACCAACTCTTTGTCGCCAGGGAGGAGGGGCGAATCGAGCTGACGGCGTTCGGCCTACCTACCGACCGCATCACCGCAACGGGAATCCCCATCGCGACCGAGCCGAACCTTCCGGCCACGCGGGAAGGCGGCGGGCCGCCGATGCTGCTGATCTCCGCCGGCGCCAAGGGCGGCGACTACGCCGAGGCCGTGGTGCGTCAGACGCTGCATATGCGCTCCGCCTTCACAGCCACGATCGTGTGCGGACACGATGAGGAACTGCGGCGGCGTATTGAGGCGCTGGTGGCGCCGGTGGCAGATCGCTACCAGGTGCTCGGATTCACCACACAGATGCCGCAACTGATGCGCAGCGCCGATCTATTTGTGGGCAAGCCCGGCGGGTTGACTGCCTCGGAGTGCATGGCCGCGGGGTTGCCCATGGTGCTGGTGAATCCGATCCCGGGACAGGAAATTCGCAACGGTGACTACCTGCTGGAGCAGGGGGCTGCAGTGCATTGTAATTCTGCCGCCACGATCGGCTGGAAAATCGATTCGGTGCTGCGCGAACCGGGCCGCCTTGAACGAATGAAGGCGGCGGCGCACAAGACCGGCCGTCCCGAAGCTGCGGCGGACGTGCTTAGTGGTCTGCTGGATGGGCCATCGCGTCCGCTGGTGGTGTCCCGTGCGGCGCAGAAGACGATCCTGGCAGCGAGCGGGGATCGTGTCGTGGCGACCGACCTGCGCGGACCCTCCTCGCTGGTCCGCCTCAATGAGGAGGCGACGGGCAGCACCGTGGCCCTGCTGCGGGCAGATGAGCTGGTGGTGCTGCGCAAGCGGTATGGGACCGAGACCGGGGACCTGGTCCTGCGCCGTGATCAAGCGTCCATAACGTTGAAGTGGGAGGAACGGCGGTTAATCCGTGCCATGCTCCGCGGCGAGGACGAGCTGCCGGTGCGTATTGAGGTGCCCTAG
- a CDS encoding glycoside hydrolase family 3 protein — protein MDKMAGPQVARAQKWWGGGPRPTLGNDAGSYDEAVRAVRAGELDADAAAGQLIDRMTDRELLGLLDGDSPRRLMPIIPLLHGRRPFVAGAVPRLGIPGIRFSDGTRGVVIGDSTAFPAAMARAATWDPLLEERVGQVIGLETRARGANYSASICVNLLRHPAWGRAQECYGEDPVLTGRMGAALTRGVRVHVMACVKHFALNSMENERFEVDVSVDEHALHEVYLPHFKAVIDAGADSVMSAYNKVRGEYMDVNRALLTEVLRDEWGFTGFVTSDWVFGTHDAVLSLEAGMDIEMPLRLLRARALPGALRSGELDRATVERSARRILSTSVRHAATLEAAKPSESVIASPAHRALARQVATESIVLLKNEHIGAAPLLPLAPTINHLAVIGRLATHANLGDNGSSRVSPPSTISPLQGLREALPGVRFTTASGQNVSAAAAAAAGADTAILIVGLDQHDEGESVVTGGVEVGVLGRAFNAGPLRRMFVALAHVASHFVHGGDRTSLDLHASDERLIRAVTAANSRTVVVLIGGSTILTHGWDESVPALLLAWYGGMEGGRALASVLTGTAEPGGRLPFVLPTNAGQLPPFDPAAKAVTYDNSWGQRRLDAAGDTAAFPFGFGLGYTTIEHLLLEHSFDETGGSAQVLVRNTGERAGSSVVQLYAADISLLRPVAQLLGFAKVTLQAGEEKSIRVSLDAGPTLQRDPVTRQWSPRAGEWALLAAQHSPASWAGAVPLHRAAGIDG, from the coding sequence ATGGACAAGATGGCGGGGCCTCAAGTCGCACGAGCGCAGAAGTGGTGGGGCGGCGGTCCGCGCCCCACTCTAGGTAATGACGCAGGCTCCTATGACGAGGCAGTCCGGGCGGTGCGGGCGGGCGAACTCGATGCGGATGCGGCCGCAGGCCAGCTGATCGACAGGATGACCGATCGAGAACTCCTCGGACTGCTCGATGGCGACTCCCCCAGACGGCTGATGCCGATCATCCCGCTTTTGCACGGCCGACGTCCGTTTGTCGCCGGGGCCGTTCCTCGCCTGGGCATCCCGGGAATCCGATTCAGCGATGGTACTCGCGGCGTGGTGATCGGTGATTCCACCGCCTTCCCCGCGGCGATGGCGCGGGCAGCCACCTGGGATCCATTGCTGGAGGAGCGTGTTGGCCAGGTGATCGGCCTGGAAACCAGAGCGCGGGGCGCAAACTACTCCGCATCCATCTGTGTCAACTTACTGCGCCACCCCGCGTGGGGCCGCGCGCAGGAGTGTTACGGGGAGGATCCGGTGCTCACCGGCAGAATGGGCGCGGCCCTGACCCGCGGAGTACGGGTACATGTGATGGCGTGCGTGAAACACTTCGCGCTGAACTCGATGGAAAACGAGCGCTTCGAAGTCGACGTGTCTGTCGACGAACACGCCCTGCACGAGGTGTACTTGCCGCACTTCAAGGCCGTCATCGACGCCGGCGCCGACTCGGTAATGAGCGCCTACAACAAGGTGCGCGGCGAGTACATGGACGTCAATCGCGCCCTGCTCACCGAGGTATTACGAGACGAATGGGGCTTCACTGGGTTTGTGACCAGCGACTGGGTCTTCGGTACCCATGATGCGGTACTCAGCCTCGAGGCGGGGATGGATATCGAGATGCCGTTGCGACTGCTGCGCGCCCGCGCGTTGCCGGGCGCACTGCGCAGCGGTGAGCTGGACCGGGCGACGGTCGAGCGCTCCGCACGCCGTATCTTGAGCACCAGCGTGCGCCATGCCGCAACCCTCGAGGCGGCCAAGCCCAGCGAAAGCGTCATCGCTTCCCCGGCACATCGGGCGCTGGCCCGTCAGGTCGCCACGGAGTCGATCGTGCTGCTCAAAAATGAGCACATCGGTGCGGCACCGCTGTTGCCATTGGCCCCCACCATCAACCACCTAGCGGTGATCGGGCGGCTCGCGACGCACGCGAACCTTGGAGATAACGGCTCCTCACGCGTTAGCCCACCCTCCACGATCTCGCCGCTGCAGGGCCTGCGCGAAGCGTTACCCGGGGTGCGGTTCACCACCGCCTCCGGCCAGAACGTTTCTGCCGCGGCCGCGGCGGCCGCCGGTGCTGACACGGCGATCCTGATCGTCGGGCTGGATCAGCACGATGAGGGCGAGTCGGTGGTCACCGGCGGCGTCGAGGTGGGCGTGCTGGGACGGGCCTTTAATGCCGGTCCGCTGCGACGGATGTTCGTCGCGCTGGCCCACGTGGCTTCGCACTTTGTCCACGGTGGCGATCGCACATCCCTCGATCTGCACGCCAGCGACGAGCGCCTGATCCGCGCTGTCACCGCCGCCAACTCGCGAACCGTCGTGGTGTTGATCGGCGGCAGCACGATCCTGACCCATGGGTGGGACGAAAGTGTTCCGGCACTCCTCCTGGCCTGGTACGGCGGCATGGAGGGCGGACGCGCCCTGGCCAGCGTACTCACCGGGACCGCGGAACCCGGCGGACGCCTACCCTTTGTGCTGCCCACGAACGCCGGGCAGCTGCCACCGTTTGATCCCGCGGCGAAGGCCGTCACCTACGACAACAGCTGGGGACAACGCCGGCTGGACGCTGCTGGAGACACCGCCGCGTTCCCGTTCGGGTTCGGTCTGGGCTACACCACGATCGAACACCTGCTGCTGGAGCACAGCTTCGACGAGACCGGGGGCAGCGCTCAGGTGCTGGTGAGAAACACCGGCGAGCGCGCGGGCTCGAGTGTCGTGCAGCTCTACGCAGCGGATATCTCGCTGCTTAGGCCGGTGGCGCAGCTGCTGGGCTTTGCCAAGGTGACGCTGCAGGCCGGGGAAGAGAAGAGCATCCGAGTCTCTCTGGATGCGGGGCCCACGCTGCAGCGTGATCCGGTAACCCGGCAGTGGTCCCCGCGCGCGGGTGAATGGGCCCTGCTTGCTGCCCAGCACAGCCCCGCCAGCTGGGCGGGCGCTGTTCCGTTACACCGTGCAGCGGGTATAGACGGCTAA
- a CDS encoding M23 family metallopeptidase encodes MRGNYLIQQHNSGHRRAPSTTDASPADGSLEQILDTGLNGENTSSRSGRRALGASQTSLETIETSQYGGRRFGAGPRYAASPEAASIAATEIHSVATAQPASLAKSADAGKLNTAPKSAPRAQRPRFGLVYKLAAVAAVAGLAFAAAPAPETEEAVAEPQRVAHTSVADVSAPAKDKLSVDRASVTSKFVEVKKEAPAPVTTAAEKVTVKDDSSATTTTAAGSEITKTPAAGELAQPVDSIRLTSRFGYRKNPTAAGYMNHNGLDYAVPLGTPVKASAAGTVVQAEWAGHSGYRVEIDHGNGLHTSYNHNSSLKVSVGQKVNVGDVVSLSGSTGNSTGPHLHLEVIVNGQWVNPESWL; translated from the coding sequence ATGAGAGGTAATTACTTGATTCAGCAGCATAATTCCGGGCACCGCCGTGCGCCCAGCACCACTGACGCTTCGCCTGCCGATGGTTCACTAGAACAGATCTTGGACACCGGACTAAACGGCGAGAACACATCCAGTCGTTCCGGCCGACGCGCACTAGGTGCGAGCCAGACCTCCCTCGAGACCATCGAAACTTCACAGTATGGTGGCCGTCGCTTTGGGGCGGGACCGCGCTATGCTGCATCCCCGGAGGCAGCATCCATCGCCGCCACCGAAATCCATTCCGTAGCTACCGCGCAGCCAGCGTCGTTGGCAAAGTCGGCCGACGCCGGCAAGCTGAACACTGCTCCGAAGTCCGCACCCCGGGCTCAGCGCCCTCGATTCGGCTTGGTCTACAAGCTCGCCGCTGTCGCCGCGGTGGCCGGCCTGGCCTTCGCCGCCGCCCCCGCCCCGGAAACCGAGGAAGCTGTCGCTGAGCCCCAGCGCGTAGCCCATACATCCGTCGCAGATGTCAGCGCCCCGGCCAAGGACAAACTGTCGGTCGACCGCGCCTCGGTGACCAGCAAGTTTGTCGAAGTTAAGAAAGAGGCACCGGCGCCCGTCACGACCGCCGCCGAGAAGGTCACCGTCAAGGACGACTCCTCGGCAACAACAACGACAGCTGCCGGTAGCGAGATCACCAAAACCCCAGCTGCTGGAGAACTGGCCCAGCCGGTGGACAGCATTCGGCTGACCTCGCGCTTCGGATACCGCAAGAACCCAACCGCGGCCGGCTACATGAACCACAACGGTCTGGACTACGCCGTTCCCCTGGGAACGCCCGTTAAGGCCAGCGCCGCCGGCACCGTTGTGCAGGCCGAATGGGCCGGGCACTCCGGATACCGCGTGGAAATCGACCACGGCAATGGCTTGCACACCAGCTACAACCACAACTCGTCCTTGAAAGTCTCCGTGGGACAAAAGGTCAACGTCGGCGACGTCGTTTCGCTTTCCGGTAGCACTGGCAACTCGACAGGTCCCCACCTGCACCTCGAGGTCATTGTTAATGGTCAGTGGGTCAACCCCGAGAGCTGGCTCTAA
- a CDS encoding cyclodeaminase/cyclohydrolase family protein gives MENSDEVTTQESTVEDWTRALAQSTGSPGGGGGAGLMLSIGAALTSMVAGYTEAEGHERGALDRIRERARSLRNDALELADRDASASRAFGAAFRLEAGPEREAAISRASLNAAKASAVLGKRAMDAVEDLAWLATNGNPALIADVVVAFGALRATVGGARTNVSFDLASLTSGGSTMKQIRAEHPALWAMVGDLNTAIERIDALTAEIDRRAAPTDAV, from the coding sequence ATGGAGAACAGCGACGAAGTCACCACCCAAGAATCAACGGTTGAGGACTGGACGCGGGCGTTGGCGCAGTCCACTGGCTCCCCCGGTGGGGGCGGCGGGGCGGGGCTGATGCTATCCATTGGCGCTGCGCTGACTTCCATGGTGGCCGGCTACACCGAAGCCGAAGGGCACGAGCGCGGGGCACTGGACCGCATTCGGGAACGAGCCCGGTCCCTGCGGAATGACGCTCTTGAATTGGCCGATCGGGATGCATCTGCCTCCCGCGCCTTTGGCGCCGCATTTCGCCTAGAAGCCGGACCGGAACGGGAAGCGGCCATATCCCGGGCATCACTGAATGCTGCCAAGGCATCCGCAGTGCTCGGCAAACGAGCCATGGACGCCGTCGAAGACCTGGCGTGGCTCGCGACCAACGGCAACCCGGCACTTATTGCCGATGTCGTTGTCGCGTTCGGCGCCCTGCGGGCAACGGTGGGCGGTGCGCGCACCAACGTCAGTTTCGACCTCGCCTCGCTAACCTCCGGCGGCAGCACCATGAAGCAGATCCGCGCGGAACATCCCGCCCTCTGGGCGATGGTCGGCGATCTCAACACCGCCATCGAGCGAATCGACGCACTCACCGCCGAAATCGATCGCCGGGCCGCCCCCACCGACGCCGTCTAA